The proteins below are encoded in one region of Triticum aestivum cultivar Chinese Spring chromosome 1B, IWGSC CS RefSeq v2.1, whole genome shotgun sequence:
- the LOC123089446 gene encoding protein GRAVITROPIC IN THE LIGHT 1-like yields the protein METLMAAELPQQKAGGLARRLARLLRRKRSPAGSGVAYSVASDVYDESLDSSINSLSQLKLSGNMAAAYSLDALFKTATKKKGAPRQSPVPAADAHAFVANLFVEVSAVKASYAQLQLAQHPYDAEAIQSADAALVVELGKLLDHRRQYVRDPVGAAKNAEAGPAAIANEQRHLIRTYEITARKLETELRARDAEAQRARDELADELRATRALEERVHPGRTLVTLDDLHFSGLNATHFLTALRLSVKSVRSFARSMLDEMRLAGWDPAAAAGAVHPSVPLRHAGDAKFALESYITLKMFTNFHRRDFGLNHLQERGSYDQRRFFEEFAELKTVPASTLLDAGSSRWSTLGKFLRDRYISVVHERMEMAFFGRPVQRALLNAGAAFPETAWFAEFAEMARRVWLLHCLFFAFDGGDDGASIFQARAGDRFSEVYMESVSDMDEEDGAGMSLALAGNRVVGFTVVPGFIVGRSVMQSRVYLSRPARHT from the coding sequence ATGGAGACGCTAATGGCGGCCGAGCTGCCGCAGCAGAAGGCGGGGGGCCTCGCGCGGAGGCTTGCGAGGCTCCTCCGCCGCAAGCGCTCGCCGGCGGGGTCGGGCGTGGCGTATTCTGTGGCCAGCGATGTGTACGACGAGTCCCTCGACAGCTCCATCAACTCgctcagccagctcaagctctctggGAACATGGCTGCCGCCTACTCCCTCGACGCGCTGTTCAAGACTGCCACCAAGAAGAAGGGCGCGCCGCGCCAGTCTCCGGTGCCGGCGGCGGACGCGCATGCGTTTGTCGCGAACCTTTTCGTCGAGGTTTCCGCGGTGAAGGCGTCGTACGCTCAGCTGCAGCTCGCCCAGCACCCCTACGACGCCGAGGCGATACAGTCGGCGGACGCCGCGTTGGTCGTGGAGCTCGGCAAGCTCTTGGACCACAGGAGGCAGTACGTCAGGGACCCGGTCGGCGCCGCCAAGAACGCGGAGGCGGGCCCCGCCGCAATCGCCAACGAGCAGCGCCACCTCATTCGGACGTATGAGATCACGGCGCGCAAGCTGGAGACGGAGCTGCGCGCGCGGGACGCCGAAGCGCAGCGCGCCAGGGACGAGCTCGCCGACGAGCTCCGCGCCACGCGCGCACTGGAGGAGCGTGTCCACCCCGGTCGCACGCTCGTCACGCTTGACGACCTTCACTTCTCCGGCCTCAACGCCACTCACTTCCTCACCGCGTTGCGCCTCTCCGTCAAGTCCGTCCGCTCCTTCGCCAGGTCAATGCTCGACGAAATGCGGCTAGCCGGATGGGATCCCGCTGCGGCCGCTGGTGCGGTGCACCCGAGCGTCCCGTTGCGCCATGCCGGCGACGCCAAGTTCGCGCTCGAGTCCTACATCACGCTGAAGATGTTCACAAACTTCCACCGGAGAGACTTCGGTCTGAATCATTTGCAGGAACGGGGCTCCTACGACCAGCGCCGCTTCTTCGAAGAGTTCGCGGAGCTCAAGACAGTGCCGGCTTCCACGCTCCTTGACGCGGGGAGCTCACGGTGGAGCACGCTAGGCAAGTTCTTGCGGGACAGGTACATTTCTGTAGTTCACGAGCGGATGGAAATGGCGTTCTTCGGAAGGCCAGTGCAGCGCGCTCTGCTGAACGCCGGGGCGGCGTTCCCGGAGACGGCGTGGTTTGCCGAGTTCGCCGAGATGGCGCGCCGCGTCTGgttactgcattgcctgttcttcGCGTTCGATGGGGGCGACGACGGCGCGTCCATCTTCCAGGCACGGGCCGGGGACCGGTTCTCGGAGGTCTATATGGAGAGCGTAAGCGACATGGACGAGGAAGACGGTGCCGGCATGTCACTGGCTCTGGCCGGGAACCGCGTCGTCGGGTTCACCGTTGTGCCGGGGTTCATAGTCGGGCGGTCAGTGATGCAATCCCGAGTATACCTCTCGCGCCCCGCGCGACATACGTGA